In Henriciella litoralis, the genomic window CGGCAGCTTCCTCGCCCGAGACGTAGACGGTCTTCAGGCCATTCCGGGCAAGCCGGGCGGCGACCTGTAGAAGGAGGGTCGACTTGCCGATTCCTGGATCGCCGCCGATCAATGTGGCCGAGGAGGGCACGAGACCGCCGCCAAAGACGCGGTCCAGCTCATCCACGCCTATTATATGCCGGGGCGGGGCTTCGGTTGTTTCATTGAGCGCGGTGAACTCGACCTTGGCGCCTGCCTTGCGCGAGAGCGACTTCGGCGCGGCCAGTCCGCCGGGGGCCGCCGAGACGGTTTCCTCAACCAGCGTATTCCATTCCCCGCAGGCCTCACAGCGGCCCGACCATTTGGGGTGAACCGCGCCGCAGGACTGGCAGGTAAAAGCTGTAGATGATCGCGCCATAGCCTCTGGCCTAAACTGATGCGGGAGGGGCGAAAAGCATCAATAAGTGTGCGACAGTTGTAACATTACATAGAATTAATTATCGTAAAACAATAAATATGGTATGTAGATGGGGCTCAGGGAACGGGTCGATAAAAACAAGAAAGAAGGTACTAAAATGTCCCAGAAGAAACTTGCAACCGTCATCACCGCAGCCATCCTCGGTTTCGCTGCCGCCCCCGCATTTGCAGATGCGCCATCGGAAATCCGTTCGGTCAGTGTCGATACGTCCGGCATTGATCTGACCACCGAAGCCGGTACCGATGTCATGCTCGCAAAACTCCGCCGGGCCGCTGAAAAGGCCTGTGATCAAAGGACTGGACCGATGTCCCTGTCTGAGCGTAGCGCCTATCAGTCCTGCTACAACGACGCCATGTCCGCCGCGCTGGACTCGCTCACAACGGCCACAGAGCGCCAGGCTGACCTGAAAGCAAAACAGAACGGCTAGTCGCCATTTTCTGTGTAAGATGAGCCATCCGGACGTGCCTGTCCGGATGGCTTTCTGCTGTCTGGGCTTTCGTCTATCCTGCGGCGTCGCTGGCTCAACAGGAGTAGTTACAATTGTAAATTCATGATGTTCATTTGAACGCATTTCTGCAGTCTTTAGGCGCGCTGCGACAACTCTGCTGAGACGTCGTTGGTGAAGCGTCAGTTGTTTGCCCGAGAGCTCTGGCCTGAGACGCATCGGCCCGTTAGATCAGGCGAATGAAACGGATCGCGATCATAGGTGCCGGGCCAGCCGGGCTCATGGCGGCAGAGGCAGCCCTCGAGGCGGGCGCGTCCGTGACGATCTATGATGCGATGCCGAGCGCGGCCCGCAAATTCCTGATGGCCGGCAAGAGCGGGCTCAATATTACCCATTCAGAAGATCAGGCCGCGTTTCAAAGCCGGTACCCAGCGCCAGACAAGCGTTTGCTGGAGATGGTTCAAGCCTTTGGGCCAACCGAATTGATCGCATGGATGGATGGTTTGGAGACGCGAACCTTCACGGGCAGCTCAGGCCGGGTTTTCCCCGAAGAGATGAAGGCCTCGCCTTTGCTTCGCCGCTGGTTGGGCCGTCTATCCGCAGGCGGCGCAGAGCTACTGTTGCGCCATCGCTGGCAGGGATGGAGCGACACGGGCGCTCTGAAGTTCGAAACGCCGAATGGAGATGTGCAGGTCGAGTCGGATGCGACCATACTCGCGCTTGGTGGGGCGAGCTGGTCTCGGCTTGGCTCTGACGGGCGCTGGGCGGACATTCTCGCGGAGAAGGGCGTGGCGCTAGAGCCTTTTGAGCCGTCCAATTGCGGCTTTGCCGTGGACTGGTCGAAGAGGTTGCTTGAGGCGCAGGAAGGCGAGCCGGTCAAAGGGGTATCGCTCTCTGCGGGCGGGGACAGCCAGCGGGGCGACTTTGTTATCACGCGCTATGGCATCGAGAGCGGCGCCGTTTATCCGCTGTCGGGCGCGCTGAGGGCGCAATTGGCAGCGTGCGGCGAGGCCGATCTTTGCATTGACCTGCTGCCCGATGTCGACACCGATACGCTGGTCCGGCGTCTGGCGGCCACGAAGGCGAAGGACTCGATGACGAATCGTCTGCGCAAGGGCGCGCGGCTCGATGCGAGCAAGATTGCGCTGCTGAATGAAGTCACCAGAGGCCAGCCGCCACGTGAGCCTGAGCCGCTTGCCGCGCTCATAAAGGCGCTGCCATTGCGGCTGAGCGGGACAGCACCGCTTGATGCGGCTATTTCCACCGCAGGCGGGGTATCATGGGACGCCCTTGATGATCAGATGATGCTGAAGGCTGTGCCGGGCACCTATTGTGCAGGCGAAATGGTGGCCTGGGACGCACCAACGGGCGGTTATCTGCTGACGGCGTGCCTGGCGATGGGGCGCGCGGTGGGCCTGGCGGCATCGGGTGGGTGATGGTCACTGCATGGGCCTCGTCCTTCGACAGGCTCAGGATGAGGCCTATGGGGCGTTTTTGGCTTCCGTTGCGGCGATTCCAAACCTCATCCTGAGCTTGTCGAAGGATGAAACGACGTGCGTTTAGCCTTTCTCAGGCGACCGTGACCGTCTCTAAACCTAAAGCGCGGGCTGGATCGGCCCTTCGGCGCGGCCATGCACGAACTGGTCGACATACTCGTTGCCTGAATTGTCGATCTTGTCTGCGCTACCGCGCCAGATGATCTTGCCTTCGAACAGCATGGCGATCTCGTCGGCGACCTTGCGGGCAGAGGCCATGTCGTGCGTGATCGTCACGGCAGCCGCGCCGAGCGCTTTGACCTGTTCGAGAATGAGGTCATTGATCGCATCTGCTGTGATCGGGTCGAGGCCGGTCGTCGGTTCGTCGAAGAAGATAAGATCCGGCTCGGTGATAATGGCGCGAGCGAGGGCGACGCGTTTCTGCATGCCGCCCGAAAGCTCGGCTGGGCGCAGGTCTGCCACGGAGGCGCCGAGACGCACTTTCTTGAGCGAGTCTATGGCGCGTTCCTTGGCATCCGCGCGCTTCACTTTGTCGGCATTGAGCAGACGGAAGGCGATATTTTCCCAGACGGTGAGGCTATCGAACAGCGCGCCGGACTGGAACAGCATGCCGACACGGGCCCGCATGGCATCGCGCTCCTTGCCCTGGTCATAGGTCACGTCTTCCCCGTCAAAGAGGATCGTCCCGGCGTCCGGCGTCATCAGACCGAGGGCGTTCTTCAGCATCACGGACTTGCCGGAACCAGAACCGCCAAGAACAACAAGTGAGTTGCCGGGCGCGACATCGAGATCGACGCCGCGCAGGACGTGATTTTTGCCGAAACTCTTTTCGACGCCTTTCAGCTCAAGGATGGGGCGGGTCTTGGTCATGGCCTTAAATCCCGATGCGCACGAAGAGGGTCGACATCATATAGTTGGCCGCAAGGACCAGAACGGCTGCGCCAACCATTGAGAGCGTGGCAGCCCGTCCGACGCCCGTTGCACCAGCCGATGATTTCGAGCCCTGGTAACAGCCCATCAGCGCGATCACCATGCCGAAGATGACGGCTTTGATGACTCCCACCAGGACGTCCTCAAATGTCAGGAAGTCGAGCGTGTTGCGAA contains:
- a CDS encoding ABC transporter ATP-binding protein, with amino-acid sequence MTKTRPILELKGVEKSFGKNHVLRGVDLDVAPGNSLVVLGGSGSGKSVMLKNALGLMTPDAGTILFDGEDVTYDQGKERDAMRARVGMLFQSGALFDSLTVWENIAFRLLNADKVKRADAKERAIDSLKKVRLGASVADLRPAELSGGMQKRVALARAIITEPDLIFFDEPTTGLDPITADAINDLILEQVKALGAAAVTITHDMASARKVADEIAMLFEGKIIWRGSADKIDNSGNEYVDQFVHGRAEGPIQPAL
- a CDS encoding TIGR03862 family flavoprotein, encoding MKRIAIIGAGPAGLMAAEAALEAGASVTIYDAMPSAARKFLMAGKSGLNITHSEDQAAFQSRYPAPDKRLLEMVQAFGPTELIAWMDGLETRTFTGSSGRVFPEEMKASPLLRRWLGRLSAGGAELLLRHRWQGWSDTGALKFETPNGDVQVESDATILALGGASWSRLGSDGRWADILAEKGVALEPFEPSNCGFAVDWSKRLLEAQEGEPVKGVSLSAGGDSQRGDFVITRYGIESGAVYPLSGALRAQLAACGEADLCIDLLPDVDTDTLVRRLAATKAKDSMTNRLRKGARLDASKIALLNEVTRGQPPREPEPLAALIKALPLRLSGTAPLDAAISTAGGVSWDALDDQMMLKAVPGTYCAGEMVAWDAPTGGYLLTACLAMGRAVGLAASGG
- a CDS encoding UrcA family protein yields the protein MSQKKLATVITAAILGFAAAPAFADAPSEIRSVSVDTSGIDLTTEAGTDVMLAKLRRAAEKACDQRTGPMSLSERSAYQSCYNDAMSAALDSLTTATERQADLKAKQNG